DNA sequence from the Pomacea canaliculata isolate SZHN2017 linkage group LG7, ASM307304v1, whole genome shotgun sequence genome:
GTTTTCATGCCCTTTGGTCGTTATTTTAACACGAATGACGACAATGGCAATAACAGCGACAAGCAAGACAGCAAAACACGAGAGGACAATGATTGTTAATACACCGACTGACTCTGCACTTGGGGCTGTCGTCTCAGATACTGATTCCAATCCTTGGGCTGTCGTCTCAGACACTGcaaattaaagaatttttttttccgtaCACAGTCTGTGTATTAGTAAGCATAGCTCAAGTCTTGCAAGTTTGTATGTGACCATGTTAATAATGACTTGTTGTCATAAACAGATGCTTATTGTACAGAGATGCACAGGTACTACTActgcaaaaatattcttttagtaCCCGTACTTGCactaattaaacattttataagctTTTTGAAAGATGTAAAAAGTTCTACGTGTAATAAGATTTATACTGAacgaaaaaatttaaatttaatatgcatttttcaaataaacagaaacattaatttcagattaaaattatttattgaattttgtaGTTGGTATACAAAAACAAACGTAAATAAACCGAAAAACacgttaaaactatttttcttctgctttcgtTTTATGGTCATAAAAATGAGTTGACATACATACTAGAATATTCAGTGATGTTCACTGTTGTAATGCCAGAACCTATTTCATTGCCAAGAGTTATTTTCCATCTTCCttggtaaatgttttcttcCGGATGAAGCGTCAACACCAGATTAGGAGGCTCTCCACTCAGGTTGCATTTCACCTTCGGCATGGATGTATCCTGTGATGGGGTCGGTGTCAGGGAACATTTATTGAATACTGTTGTGTGTGCTTTTACACGAAATGTTACTTTCTCCAATTCTGAGGATACAAGTGTGACAGGACCGTCAACAAACTGAGGAGCACCTGCAAACATCAGGAATAAGAGATATATACACGAAAAAAACAGACTACTGAGTTggcttttaattaaataaaatagaaatttaaGATAAGGATCACTGAAGTCACATGACAGAGACACGAAGTTAACTCgacaagaaaatatgtttgtccTTGTCTTATCCACGTGTTACTACTTGACTGTGATGAGCGGAGCAAGAGGTGGGGTCACTTAGGGTCAAAGACCTGCAGGTCAATGTGATATTGTGTATCAATGTCGCTACACCACCGGTAGTCGTCTCCTATTCATGTTTGACCTGTTGCTTAGTAACGACTGACCCGATTCCCCTCCATCCCAGTCTATCATAAACATCCACGTGTCGGTGGCCTTATTCCTCCTCTCTGGGCCCTCCTGCCCTCTACCATTACGCACTGGATC
Encoded proteins:
- the LOC112568568 gene encoding uncharacterized protein LOC112568568; its protein translation is MDPSEVTNLKVNGHDVNSTHLINEGQEVSVCCSFKRGNPPSVFSLLDINGMKIGNKVNKNIMETEGGEEHLKVSRSVRCQDDWPTVRCEGNGSQRNRSVSFLVRCAPQFVDGPVTLVSSELEKVTFRVKAHTTVFNKCSLTPTPSQDTSMPKVKCNLSGEPPNLVLTLHPEENIYQGRWKITLGNEIGSGITTVNITEYSMSETTAQGLESVSETTAPSAESVGVLTIIVLSCFAVLLVAVIAIVVIRVKITTKGHENVSRLRCANRRVSS